The following coding sequences are from one Eucalyptus grandis isolate ANBG69807.140 chromosome 11, ASM1654582v1, whole genome shotgun sequence window:
- the LOC104427541 gene encoding uncharacterized protein LOC104427541, giving the protein MDSPSQKLMISLVFCLAVFFSASSASAESVLVRELCRATKVNPECVAALNPDPRAAKATSHLSLGEIALQIAAENTTKRQELLDQMLVDPNTTSSWKPVLKTCKAHFETAAMQFSTASRELGLDAMSANYEVWMASDEIVACLAFMRSSKQDIPPLVTSCNYVKTLVSIGDAITKRW; this is encoded by the coding sequence ATGGATTCACCGAGCCAGAAACTAATGATATCGCTCGTGTTTTGCCTTGCTGTCTTCTTCTCCGCATCTTCAGCCAGTGCAGAATCCGTGCTGGTACGCGAGCTTTGCAGGGCAACCAAAGTTAACCCAGAATGCGTCGCCGCTCTAAACCCTGACCCACGGGCTGCAAAAGCGACCTCACATCTTTCTCTCGGTGAAATCGCTTTGCAAATAGCGGCAGAGAACACTACCAAGAGGCAGGAGTTATTGGACCAAATGCTTGTGGACCCAAACACGACATCTTCATGGAAGCCGGTGCTCAAGACTTGTAAGGCTCACTTCGAAACTGCGGCCATGCAGTTCTCAACTGCAAGTCGCGAACTTGGATTGGACGCAATGTCTGCAAATTATGAAGTCTGGATGGCCTCCGACGAAATCGTCGCCTGCTTGGCGTTCATGAGAAGTTCCAAGCAGGACATTCCACCATTAGTTACCAGTTGCAATTATGTTAAAACTCTCGTTTCCATTGGTGATGCCATCACCAAAAGGTGGTAA